One part of the Arabidopsis thaliana chromosome 4, partial sequence genome encodes these proteins:
- a CDS encoding uncharacterized protein (unknown protein; Has 30201 Blast hits to 17322 proteins in 780 species: Archae - 12; Bacteria - 1396; Metazoa - 17338; Fungi - 3422; Plants - 5037; Viruses - 0; Other Eukaryotes - 2996 (source: NCBI BLink).) — protein MLGSSSGCESGWTLYLDQSVSSPSPSCFRDSNGFDSRRRSKDSWDQNYVHQEEEEEEDDLSMISDASSGPRNISEEDSVKKINIVGLKKQCKREKKRRDYEKMNSLLDDTASSPLFNFPHMLQKSVGGNKIEQTFPESTLDYSQGFSATQFQDKTAFQEQCGYLHMETRF, from the exons atgttgGGGTCAAGTAGCGGATGCGAGTCAGGATGGACTCTGTATTTAGACCAGTCTGTTTCTTCACCAAGTCCTTCTTGTTTTAGAGACAGCAATGGGTTTgacagcagaagaagaagcaaagattcATGGGACCAAAATTATGTGCatcaagaagaggaagaagaagaagacgatttGTCAATGATTTCAGATGCTTCTTCTGGTCCAAGGAATATTTCTGAGGAAGATTCtgtgaagaagataaatattGTTGGTCTCAAGAAACAATgcaagagagaaaagaaaagaagagattatgaGAAAATGAACTCACTTCTTGATGATACTGCTAGTTCTCCTCTTTTCAATTTCCCTCAT ATGTTGCAGAAAAGTGTTGGTGGTAATAAGATAGAGCAAACCTTTCCAGAAAGTACATTGGATTACTCACAAGGCTTCTCGGCTACTCAGTTTCAg GACAAAACAGCATTCCAAGAGCAGTGTGGTTATTTGCATATGGAAACCAGATTCTAA
- the CER4 gene encoding Jojoba acyl CoA reductase-related male sterility protein (ECERIFERUM 4 (CER4); FUNCTIONS IN: oxidoreductase activity, acting on the CH-CH group of donors, fatty-acyl-CoA reductase (alcohol-forming) activity; INVOLVED IN: microsporogenesis, wax biosynthetic process; LOCATED IN: endoplasmic reticulum; EXPRESSED IN: 21 plant structures; EXPRESSED DURING: 13 growth stages; CONTAINS InterPro DOMAIN/s: Male sterility (InterPro:IPR004262), NAD(P)-binding domain (InterPro:IPR016040), Male sterility, NAD-binding (InterPro:IPR013120); BEST Arabidopsis thaliana protein match is: fatty acid reductase 1 (TAIR:AT5G22500.1); Has 2106 Blast hits to 2074 proteins in 384 species: Archae - 24; Bacteria - 471; Metazoa - 997; Fungi - 134; Plants - 291; Viruses - 0; Other Eukaryotes - 189 (source: NCBI BLink).): MSTEMEVVSVLKYLDNKSILVVGAAGFLANIFVEKILRVAPNVKKLYLLLRASKGKSATQRFNDEILKKDLFKVLKEKYGPNLNQLTSEKITIVDGDICLEDLGLQDFDLAHEMIHQVDAIVNLAATTKFDERYDVALGINTLGALNVLNFAKRCAKVKILVHVSTAYVCGEKSGLIMETPYRMGETLNGTTGLDINYEKKLVQEKLDQLRVIGAAPETITETMKDLGLRRAKMYGWPNTYVFTKAMGEMMVGTKRENLSLVLLRPSIITSTFKEPFPGWTEGIRTIDSLAVGYGKGKLTCFLCDLDAVSDVMPADMVVNSILVSMAAQAGKQEEIIYHVGSSLRNPMKNSKFPELAYRYFSIKPWTNKEGKVVKVGAIEILSSMRSFHRYMTIRYLIALKGLELVNIILCKLFEKEFQYFNKKINFIFRLVDLYQPYLFFYGIFDDSNTEKLRKMVSKTGVENEMFYFDPKVLDWDDYFLNTHVIGLLKYVF; the protein is encoded by the exons ATGTCGACAGAAATGGAGGTCGTTAGTGTTCTTAAGTACCTTGACAACAAATCCATATTGGTCGTTGGAGCTGCTGGGTTCTTAGCAAATA TCTTTGTGGAGAAGATATTAAGGGTGGCACCAAACGTGAAGAAACTCTATCTCCTTCTAAGAGCATCAAAAGGAAAATCTGCTACCCAGAGGTTTAACGACGAG attttgaagaaagatttgTTCAAGGTGCTGAAGGAGAAGTATGGTCCCAATCTAAATCAACTTACATCAGAGAAAATCACTATTGTCGACGGAGACATTTGCCTTGAGGATTTAGGTCTTCAAGACTTCGACTTGGCTCATGAGATGATCCACCAAGTTGATGCCATTGTTAATTTAGCTGCAACTACTAAGTTTGATGAAAG ATACGATGTAGCTCTTGGGATCAACACATTGGGTGCTCTCAATGTCTTGAACTTTGCCAAGAGATGTGCAAAGGTTAAGATCCTTGTTCATGTATCAACAG CTTACGTGTGCGGAGAAAAATCTGGCTTGATAATGGAAACACCGTACCGTATGGGTGAGACGTTGAATGGAACCACCGGTTTAGACATCAACTACGAGAAAAAATTGGTTCAGGAGAAACTTGACCAGCTCCGAGTAATCGGAGCCGCTCCTGAAACCATCACGGAAACCATGAAGGATCTCGGACTCAGACG GGCAAAGATGTACGGATGGCCAAACACATATGTGTTCACCAAAGCAATGGGGGAGATGATGGTAGggacaaaaagagaaaatctgTCACTTGTGTTGCTTCGTCCTTCAATTATTACCAGCACATTCAAAGAACCATTTCCTGGTTGGACTGAGGGCATCAG GACTATTGATAGTTTAGCTGTTGGATATGGCAAAGGCAAACTCACGTGCTTCCTCTGTGATCTTGATGCTGTTTCTGATGTG ATGCCGGCAGATATGGTAGTAAATTCGATTCTTGTATCAATGGCCGCTCAAGCCGgtaaacaagaagagattatTTACCATGTGGGTTCTTCACTTAGAAATCCGAtgaaaaattcaaagtttCCTGAATTAGCGTATCGGTATTTCTCAATCAAACCGTGGACCAACAAAGAAGGGAAGGTCGTTAAGGTCGGGGCCATTGAGATCCTGAGTTCTATGCGTAGTTTCCATAGATACATGACCATACGCTACTTGATTGCATTGAAG GGACTTGAATTGGTAAACATAATACTTTGCAAGTTGTTTGAGAAGGAATTTCAGTAtttcaataagaaaataaattttatattccGGCTTGTTGATCTCTATCAGCCTTACCTCTTTTTCTATGGAAT ATTTGATGATTCAAACACAGAAAAATTGCGAAAAATGGTATCGAAGACGGGAGTCGAAAACGAGATGTTTTATTTCGATCCAAAGGTTCTCGATTGGGACGACTATTTTTTGAACACACATGTTATTGGGCTGCTTAAGTATGTCttctaa
- the CER4 gene encoding Jojoba acyl CoA reductase-related male sterility protein: protein MIHQVDAIVNLAATTKFDERYDVALGINTLGALNVLNFAKRCAKVKILVHVSTAYVCGEKSGLIMETPYRMGETLNGTTGLDINYEKKLVQEKLDQLRVIGAAPETITETMKDLGLRRAKMYGWPNTYVFTKAMGEMMVGTKRENLSLVLLRPSIITSTFKEPFPGWTEGIRTIDSLAVGYGKGKLTCFLCDLDAVSDVMPADMVVNSILVSMAAQAGKQEEIIYHVGSSLRNPMKNSKFPELAYRYFSIKPWTNKEGKVVKVGAIEILSSMRSFHRYMTIRYLIALKGLELVNIILCKLFEKEFQYFNKKINFIFRLVDLYQPYLFFYGIFDDSNTEKLRKMVSKTGVENEMFYFDPKVLDWDDYFLNTHVIGLLKYVF, encoded by the exons ATGATCCACCAAGTTGATGCCATTGTTAATTTAGCTGCAACTACTAAGTTTGATGAAAG ATACGATGTAGCTCTTGGGATCAACACATTGGGTGCTCTCAATGTCTTGAACTTTGCCAAGAGATGTGCAAAGGTTAAGATCCTTGTTCATGTATCAACAG CTTACGTGTGCGGAGAAAAATCTGGCTTGATAATGGAAACACCGTACCGTATGGGTGAGACGTTGAATGGAACCACCGGTTTAGACATCAACTACGAGAAAAAATTGGTTCAGGAGAAACTTGACCAGCTCCGAGTAATCGGAGCCGCTCCTGAAACCATCACGGAAACCATGAAGGATCTCGGACTCAGACG GGCAAAGATGTACGGATGGCCAAACACATATGTGTTCACCAAAGCAATGGGGGAGATGATGGTAGggacaaaaagagaaaatctgTCACTTGTGTTGCTTCGTCCTTCAATTATTACCAGCACATTCAAAGAACCATTTCCTGGTTGGACTGAGGGCATCAG GACTATTGATAGTTTAGCTGTTGGATATGGCAAAGGCAAACTCACGTGCTTCCTCTGTGATCTTGATGCTGTTTCTGATGTG ATGCCGGCAGATATGGTAGTAAATTCGATTCTTGTATCAATGGCCGCTCAAGCCGgtaaacaagaagagattatTTACCATGTGGGTTCTTCACTTAGAAATCCGAtgaaaaattcaaagtttCCTGAATTAGCGTATCGGTATTTCTCAATCAAACCGTGGACCAACAAAGAAGGGAAGGTCGTTAAGGTCGGGGCCATTGAGATCCTGAGTTCTATGCGTAGTTTCCATAGATACATGACCATACGCTACTTGATTGCATTGAAG GGACTTGAATTGGTAAACATAATACTTTGCAAGTTGTTTGAGAAGGAATTTCAGTAtttcaataagaaaataaattttatattccGGCTTGTTGATCTCTATCAGCCTTACCTCTTTTTCTATGGAAT ATTTGATGATTCAAACACAGAAAAATTGCGAAAAATGGTATCGAAGACGGGAGTCGAAAACGAGATGTTTTATTTCGATCCAAAGGTTCTCGATTGGGACGACTATTTTTTGAACACACATGTTATTGGGCTGCTTAAGTATGTCttctaa